The Exiguobacterium mexicanum genome includes a window with the following:
- a CDS encoding alcohol dehydrogenase, translating to MGKYQLDTKSKVAAAKYQDGKKPAVSNKKEKINQLREAYLQKQKEKKQAGE from the coding sequence ATGGGAAAATATCAGTTAGATACGAAAAGTAAAGTGGCTGCTGCCAAGTATCAAGACGGTAAAAAACCAGCTGTTTCGAACAAAAAAGAGAAGATCAATCAGCTTCGAGAAGCATATTTGCAAAAGCAAAAAGAGAAGAAACAAGCTGGTGAGTGA
- the smpB gene encoding SsrA-binding protein SmpB: MAKKKDSNALAQNRKASFDYAIEDTIEAGMVLTGTEIKSVRQSKINIADAYVRFDGGEATLHNCHISPFEQGNRFNHEPLRVRKLLLHKKQINQLIGAQGRDGYTIIPLKVYLKNGFAKCLLGIGRGKKKYDKRDDLKKKDAKRDVDRALRDRQKY; encoded by the coding sequence ATGGCCAAGAAGAAAGATTCGAACGCGCTCGCGCAAAACCGAAAAGCGTCCTTCGATTATGCGATCGAAGATACGATTGAAGCCGGCATGGTGTTGACGGGGACCGAGATTAAATCGGTGCGCCAGTCAAAGATCAACATCGCCGACGCGTATGTCCGCTTTGATGGTGGCGAGGCGACGCTTCATAACTGTCATATCAGCCCGTTCGAGCAAGGGAACCGGTTCAACCACGAGCCGCTTCGTGTCCGAAAGCTATTGTTGCATAAGAAGCAAATTAATCAGCTCATCGGCGCGCAAGGGCGTGACGGATATACGATCATCCCGCTCAAGGTGTATCTGAAGAACGGCTTCGCCAAATGTCTTCTCGGCATCGGGCGCGGGAAGAAGAAGTATGATAAGCGCGACGACTTGAAGAAGAAAGATGCGAAGCGCGATGTCGACCGGGCTCTCCGGGACCGGCAAAAATACTGA
- the rnr gene encoding ribonuclease R — protein MNLRDQLLEIIQASDKALTVDQLTERLALESTDAFKELIRTLNTLEEEGLIGRTRTNRYGTLAVLGQAAGIISIHQRGFGFLSVEGETEDVFLPPDQLKDVYHGDTILVKKREDNRGKTEGVLLKVLKRGLSEFVGTYTLPSGRLDQFAFIEPDDKRINFWPVVNPDKSLGAVDGHKVVVRITKYPDGRFAGACDVVRIIGHKNDPGVDILSIVYKHGIPTEFPEDVIDQANAVPDEADEKDFMGRVDLRNETIFTIDGEDAKDLDDAVHVKKLDNGNYELGVHIADVSHYVTEGSPLDVEAFERGTSVYLVDRVIPMLPHRLSNGICSLNPHVNRLTLSCVMEISPQNGKVVNHELFPSVIKTTERMTYTNVREIIERDDEATLERYEPYIPLFDLMAELAEVLRKRRNSRGAINFDFAEAKVVVDEEGKPADIVLRPRSVAEKLIEEFMLAANETVAEHFHKMDVPFIYRVHDNPKPDKLDFFFDFVANFGVHIERFKGQKVEPKTLQKILKAISGEPEEPVISTIMLRSMQQAKYDDVSLGHFGLATDFYTHFTSPIRRYPDLIVHRLMRTYAFNGDVSEKTIAKYEDRLGSIAEQASKRERRSVDAERETQALKKAEYMESRLGEEFDGVVSGVTNFGMFIELPNTIEGLVRLQSMDDYYHFDESQLLLIGERTKRQFRIGDAVRVKVDAVNLDERTIDFTVVGMPKREQSRRRQPTTIKATEGRPKKDDKKGRGRDDKRPKRGKPGKPGKPGQAGKPSKPGEKPKTSQGRSALDLKKKDGQKRKGDAKRGAKKRR, from the coding sequence TTGAATTTACGTGACCAACTACTAGAAATCATCCAAGCCAGTGATAAAGCACTGACGGTGGACCAATTGACCGAGCGTCTTGCGCTCGAGTCGACGGATGCCTTTAAAGAGCTCATCCGCACCTTGAACACCCTCGAAGAAGAGGGCTTAATCGGCCGCACACGGACGAACCGTTACGGGACGCTCGCCGTGCTCGGCCAAGCAGCGGGAATCATCTCGATTCACCAACGCGGCTTCGGCTTCTTATCGGTCGAAGGCGAGACGGAGGACGTGTTCCTTCCGCCCGACCAATTGAAAGACGTCTACCACGGCGACACGATCCTCGTCAAAAAACGCGAGGACAACCGCGGCAAGACCGAGGGCGTGCTCCTCAAAGTCTTGAAGCGTGGCTTGTCGGAGTTCGTCGGGACGTATACGCTCCCGAGCGGACGCCTCGACCAGTTCGCCTTTATCGAGCCGGATGACAAGCGCATCAACTTCTGGCCGGTCGTCAACCCGGACAAATCGCTCGGTGCCGTCGATGGCCATAAAGTCGTCGTCCGCATCACGAAATATCCGGACGGACGTTTCGCCGGAGCGTGTGACGTCGTCCGCATCATCGGACACAAGAACGACCCGGGCGTCGACATCTTGTCGATCGTCTATAAGCATGGCATCCCGACGGAGTTCCCGGAAGATGTCATCGACCAGGCGAACGCCGTACCGGACGAGGCCGACGAGAAAGACTTCATGGGCCGTGTCGACCTTCGTAACGAGACGATCTTCACGATTGACGGCGAAGACGCGAAAGATTTGGACGATGCCGTCCACGTCAAGAAACTCGACAACGGCAACTATGAGCTCGGCGTCCATATCGCCGACGTGTCACACTACGTGACGGAAGGCTCACCGCTCGACGTCGAGGCGTTCGAACGGGGGACGAGTGTGTATCTCGTCGACCGCGTCATCCCGATGTTGCCACACCGTCTCTCGAACGGAATCTGTTCGCTCAACCCGCACGTCAACCGGTTGACGCTCAGCTGCGTCATGGAGATCTCCCCGCAAAACGGGAAGGTCGTCAACCATGAGCTGTTCCCGAGTGTCATCAAGACGACAGAGCGGATGACGTATACGAACGTCCGCGAGATCATCGAACGCGATGACGAAGCGACGCTCGAACGGTACGAGCCGTACATCCCGTTGTTCGACCTGATGGCTGAGCTCGCAGAAGTGCTGCGCAAGCGCCGTAACTCACGCGGTGCCATCAACTTCGATTTCGCCGAAGCGAAAGTCGTCGTCGACGAAGAAGGCAAACCGGCCGACATCGTCTTGCGTCCACGCTCGGTCGCCGAGAAGTTGATTGAAGAGTTCATGCTCGCGGCCAACGAGACGGTCGCCGAACACTTCCATAAGATGGACGTGCCGTTCATCTATCGTGTGCACGATAACCCGAAACCGGACAAGCTCGATTTCTTCTTCGACTTCGTCGCGAACTTCGGCGTTCACATCGAGCGGTTCAAAGGCCAGAAGGTCGAACCGAAGACGCTTCAGAAGATTTTGAAGGCAATCTCAGGTGAACCGGAAGAACCGGTCATCAGCACGATCATGCTCCGTTCGATGCAACAGGCGAAGTACGATGACGTCTCGCTCGGCCACTTCGGCCTGGCGACCGACTTCTATACGCACTTCACGTCGCCGATCCGTCGCTACCCGGACTTGATCGTCCACCGTCTCATGCGCACGTATGCTTTCAACGGCGACGTGTCCGAGAAGACGATCGCCAAGTACGAGGACCGTCTCGGTTCGATCGCCGAACAGGCGTCGAAACGCGAGCGTCGTTCGGTCGATGCCGAGCGCGAGACGCAAGCCTTGAAGAAAGCCGAGTACATGGAATCACGTCTCGGTGAAGAGTTCGACGGTGTCGTCAGCGGCGTCACGAACTTCGGGATGTTCATCGAGCTCCCGAACACGATTGAAGGTCTCGTCCGTCTCCAGTCGATGGATGACTACTACCACTTCGACGAGTCGCAACTCCTCTTGATCGGTGAGCGGACGAAACGTCAGTTCCGGATCGGTGACGCGGTGCGCGTCAAGGTCGACGCCGTCAACTTGGACGAGCGCACGATCGACTTCACCGTCGTCGGCATGCCGAAGCGGGAACAGTCGCGCCGTCGCCAACCGACGACGATTAAAGCGACGGAAGGTCGTCCGAAGAAGGATGACAAAAAAGGCCGCGGCCGTGACGACAAACGTCCGAAGCGCGGCAAGCCGGGCAAACCAGGGAAACCGGGCCAAGCCGGGAAACCGTCGAAACCAGGCGAGAAGCCGAAGACGTCGCAAGGACGGTCGGCGCTCGACTTGAAGAAGAAAGACGGTCAAAAACGTAAAGGCGACGCCAAACGCGGAGCGAAGAAGCGTCGCTGA